The Lipingzhangella halophila genome segment CGGCCACCGCACCGACCTCTGGATCGCCGACATCTCCGATGGGTCTCCCGAGCGTCCGTCGCTGGCCGCCGTACACGTCGGCGAGGACGCCGAGTCCGAGCCGGTGCTCAGCCCCGACGGCCGGCTCTACCTGCGCACGACCCTGGGCGCCCCGCGGCGCCGGATCTGCGTGGCCGATCCCGCGACGCCCGAGCCCGCCGACTGGCGCGAGGTCATCCCCGAGGACTCCGGCGCGACCCTGGACGGCTTCACTGTGGGCGGGACCGCCGGGGCCCCCGAGCTCCTCGTCACCCGGACGCGTCTCGGCGTCAGCGAGCTCACCGCGCACGACCCCCGCGACGGCCGCACACTGCGCCGGATCGGCCTCCCCGGCGAGGGCATGGTGAGCCACCTGGAGGCCGACTCCGACGGGTCCGTCCACCTCTACTACGCCGACGTCGCCACCCAGCAGGGCGTATTCGCCTACCGGCCGGGCGACCACCAACCGCGGCCCTGGCCAGAGACGAAAACAGCGGCAGACACGGACCCAGCCGCGGCGCCGGACCCGCCGGCGGTGCGCCGGCACACCACGCGTTGCCGGTCACTCGACGGAACCCGGGTTCCGGTGACCGTCTTCTCGCTCGCGTCGGCGCACGACCCGTGGGACGAGCCGGCACCCACCATCCTGCACGCCTACGGGGGGTTCGGCCGTCCCCGCCAGTTCGGCTTCAGCGCGACCGTGCTGGCGTGGCTCCTGGCCGGCGGGCGCTACGCGGTGGCGCACGTACGCGGCGGCGGCGACGGAGGCCGGGAGTGGCACCTCAGTGGAGCGGGCCGGAACAAGATCCGCGCGGTGCGGGATCTCATCGCGGCGGGAGACTCCCTCGTCGCCGGCGGGTACTGCACGCGCGGCCAGCTCTGCCTGTCGGGCGGCTCGGCGGGCGGCCTGCTGGTGCTCGCCGCCGCGGCCCAGCGCCCCGACCTGTGCGCGGCCGTGATCGCCTCCGCTCCCCTGACCGACATGGCGCGCTTCGAGAAACTGGGCCTGGGCCCGATGTGGACCCGGGAGTTCGGCACCGTCTCCGACCCCGAGGACTTCGCCGCTCTGCTGGCCTACTCCCCCTACCACCGCGTCCTCGACGGGCACGCGTGCCGTTACCCCGCTGTGCTCCTCACCGGGTTCCACGGCGACACCCGCACCGATGCGGCGCACCCGCGCAAGATGTGCGCGGCCCTACGCGGCGCCGGGGCGCCGGTCCTGCTGCGCTACGAGTACGACGTCGGCCACGGACCGCGTGCGGTCACCCGGGCCATTGATCTGGCGGCCGACGCGCACGCGTTCGCGGCCGCACGAACGGGGCTGTACCCGCGGTGATACCACCCCGGGTCGGCCTACTTTCACAGAAAGGGAGGTGAACGTGTGATGGACCCGATTGAGGTCGAGGTCGAGGACCTCGGTGAGGTCACCTCGCGGGACGTGACCGCGGGCGGCGACAGCGACGGAACCGACTCCAGTTCCGACTTCATCTAGGAAACGAACAAACCGCAACCATCCGACCCACCGCCGGCCGCCGGGGCGCGACCGCCCCGGCGGTCCATGCCCGCCACACTTTCCGACCAGCGCCCGTGGAGGAACGGTTACCGTGACCGATCGCCTGTTCACCGAATCGCTGCGCGCGGCCACCGGTGACGATCTGCTCAGCACCAAGCTGTCGGAGGACGTCGTGTTCGCCGATATCGGCGAGGCGGCCGTGCGGTCGCTGCTGACCTTCGAGGACCTCAGTGACATCCTCGCCACCCGCGCGCTGGAGCCGCCGCGCGCCCGGTTGCACCACAAGGGCGCTCCGGTTCCCGTCGCTCGCTACACGGAGACCGGCGAGGCGTCGCGCGCCTCGCGCAATGTGATCCGGCCCGACGCGCTGTACCGGGAGCTGCGCGAAGGCGCGAGCCTGGTGCTGGACGCGATCGACCGGCTGCACCCGCCCATCCGGGACGCCGCCGACGACCTGATGCGCCTGGTCCGCGAGCGCGCCCAGGCGAACCTCTACCTCATCTGGGGCGACTCGCACGGCTTCGACACCCACTGGGACGACCACGACACGTTCATCGTGCAGGTCGCCGGAACCAAGTCGTGGCAGGTGCACGGCCAGGGCAACCGGCGCTACCCGATGAAGGTCGACGCGGACCACAGCCACGAGCCGCCCGAGGACGTCGTGTGGGAGGGCGTGCTGCGCCCGGGGCACGTGCTGCACGTACCGCGGGGCTGGTGGCACACGGTCAAGGGCACCGGCGACGTCAGCATGCACCTGACTTTCGGGTTCACCCGCGCCACGGGGATCGACTGGGCGCGGTCGCTGCTGGAGCAACTGCACGACGTCGAGGTCCTCCGCCGGGACCTGCCCCGGTTCGCCTCAAGCGAGGAACGCCTCCGGCACCATGAGGCGCTCATCCGGGAGCTCGTGGGCCTCGCTGAACAGCACGGCGTCGACGAGCTGCTGGCCGAACGCGACTCCCGGTTCCCGCGCCGTCAGGCGTTCTCGCTGCCGTGGGCGGTGGACGGCTCCGAACCCACCGCCGAGACCCGGGTGGAGTTCGTGCCGCTGTTGACTCCTCCGATGGAATGCGACGACGAGAACGTCTCGCTCACCGTGTCGGGCAAGCGGTTCCGCTTCCCCGCCGTCGCCGAGCCGATTCTCGCCACGATCGCCAACGAGCGCACCACCACGGTGGCCGCCCTCGCCGAACTGTCGGGGACCGACATCCCAACGACCGCGCAGGTGGTCCAGGCCCTGGTGCGGCACCACCTGGTGATGCTGCGCTGAACCCGGCCGGCTACCCGGTGTCGTGTCGGCCTGCCGCGCGCTCGCCCACGTGGCGCTCGATACCGTCGAACAGCCGCCGCAACCCGAACGCCAACTCGCCCTGGCCGGCCTGCCCGAACTCGTCGCCTGCCGCGCGCCCGCCCGCGTCCTCGTCATTCCTGTTCTGCGGAAACCCCGCCAGCGTCGGGTGCTCCATGGCGTCGAACACCCCCTGCTCCAGCATTCCCGCCAGAGTGGGGTGCGCCTGCACGTTGACCACCCACTTCAGTGCCTGCACGTAGCCCTCGTCCATCTGCTGCTGGGTGATGCCGTGCTGCTCCATCTGCCGGCGCATGTCGTCCTCGATCCGGCAGATCTCGCGCACGGCTCCGGTGATGAACATCAGCGCCTCGACACTGTCGAAGCCCGCAAGCCCCGCACGCACGAGAGGCCGCAGCCCCGCCTCCATCCAGGCGAGGTTGTTGGGCCCCAGGGGAGGACCGCTCACCGCGACCCGCAGCATCCAGGGATGCCGCTGGTAGATGCGCTGCTGCTGGCGGACCCACCACTCGATCTCCGCCCGCCAGCCGCTGACACTCTCGTCGACGGGCGGGACAGGGCCGCTTCCCGCGTCGAACATGAGCTCCAGCAACTGCTCCTTGCTCTGCACATAGCGGTACAGCGACATGGTGGTGTAGCCGAACTCCTTGGCGACGCGCTGCATTGACAGCGCCTCGCTCCCTTCGGCGTCAGCGACCTCCACGGCCGTCTCGACGATCCGCTCCACGGTGAGCTTGGGTCTGGGACCGCGCCGCGGCCGCTCACGGCTGCCCCAGAGCAGCTCGAGAGTACTCAGTGGCCTGTCCTCAGTCGTCATCGTCCCACCCGTCGAATCACTACCGTTGCCACCCACCCTAAAACTGTGTATTTTATAAACGTAACTGTATGTTGGTTAAACAGTTTATTGGCTAATCGGATACCACCGTTCCCGCCCTTGGGATCGTGCGCTTCCCACGGACCCCGGATGACCAGAGAGCCAGGCCCCACGGGCGGCGAGACCCGTTGCCCCACCCTCGCGCCACCAGACACGCCACTGCGGAGAGAACCGAGATGAGCACACCCACCGCGGAGCCACCGCCCGAGACCGGCACGAACCGGCACGCCCGTGGCCAAGGCACGCCCCCCTGGTGGCGCCGCCCCTGGATGATTCCCCTGGCCGCGATCATTCTGGCGTTCCTCCTCTTCGCCGTGCCCCCCTACCTGACCTTCGACCCCGCCCAGTCCCGGATGGAGCTGCGCGAGGGCTCCGCCCTGCACATGCCGGCGCTCTCGGTGCACGTCATCTTCGGCAGCATCGCACTGGTGACCTGCTGCCTCCAGATCTGGCCGTGGCTGCGCAGGAGCTACCCGGCCGTCCACCGCACCAGCGGTCGGATCTACGTCGCCAGCGTGGTGCCCACCACTCTCTTCGGATTCATCATCACCTACCTGAGCGTCCACGGCATGTCCATGAAGGCCGCGACCTTCACAATGGAGGCGCTGTGGCTGGTCTTCACCTTGGTCGGCTTCCGGATGGCCCGCGCACGCCGGTTCGGCGAGCACCGCAAATGGATGATCCGCAGCTTCGCGCTGGTTCTGGCCATCGTGACCGAACGGGCGTGGTTGGGGGTCTTCATGCTCATCGCGACCCCGCGCCTGGACACGGAGTACGGAGGGGACCACGACCTGATGATGCGCGTTGCCGGTGGCACCTCGTTCTGGGTGGCCTGGGTCGTGAACCTGCTCATCGCCGAGTGGTGGCTCCAGTACCGGGCCCGGCCAGGGAGCGGGAAAGCAGTCACCTAGACCCCACTGGGCAGGGGTTTCGCGTGGTGCACGCCATGGAGATTCCGGCCCGCCACCCGCGAACCGGGCCGTGCACCGCGATACACCAGGGGCGTCTTTGCCCACCCGATCATCATTAGGGTAGCCTTATCTAACGAGATGCGAGGGTTCGTGTCCAGGAGTGAACCGGGCCACCGGACACTCACATCGCAAAGGTGTTCCCGTGCCGCGGCCAACCGCGCACGCACTCTGGCGTAGGAAGGTTGATCGGTGCACATGGCCTTGACGGAGCATCCACTGCAAACGGTGGTTGACGCCTGTGCTCCCCTGCACTTCGCGCCCCTGCCCGACATCCGTACCGCCGGTTTCCGGTCGGTGCCCGCGCGCCACGGAACCGAGACCTGGTACCGCACCGACCTGATGGCCGCCGAAGGCGACGTCGCCGTGCTCTTCGACCGGTACACCGCGCAGCACGGCCCCGGCCACACGCTGCCGAACTCCACACGGTTCCTGCGCGCGCTGCTGCGCGAGCCGATCTTCCTGGTCTCGGCCGGGCTCTACCTGACCGGCCGCGCTCCCCTGCTCGCCCGCGAGCACCTCTGGTTCCCGTCGCTGTCCGACGGCAGCTTCGGCCCTCCCACGGTGACCAGCGGCCAGATGGCGGTGCTGCCCGACGACCCCGCCGCCGACCATCCCGACACCGTCGTCGTGGCCAGCGAGGCCGCGATGGAGACGCTGGCCGCGGAGCGCATGGTGCACGCCTTCTCTCCCATCATCGACGGCGTCGCGCGGCACACCCGCGTGGGCGCGCGCACCCTGTGGGGGTGGGTGCTCGACATCCTGCACTTCTACATGCTCAACCCGGCCCGGTTCCTCGGCCACGACGCCGAGGCGGCCTGGAACCGCGCGAGCCGGCTCGGCGACGCGCTGATCGAGGCCGGCGCCCGCACCCGAACCCGGCCGCGGATCTTCCCGTTCAGCGAGGAGCACCCGCGCGGCACGTGGGCGGTTCGCGGTACCTGCTGCTTCGACTACAAGGCCGACCCGGAACACGGCTTCTGCGTGACCTGCCCGCTCAAGTCCGACTCCGATCGGCACGAGGAGTTCCAGGAGTGGCTGCGCGACCCCACCCTGGCCCCGTGAGCCCCCGCCGCCCCGCGCGCGGCGTAATACCGCGCAGAGGACACACCTCGCGCCCGGTCACGCTCGCCTGAGCCGAGCGTGACCGGGCGTCAGCCGTAGCGCCATCGCAGGAATCCGTACTCGCGCTCGACACGGCGCATCTCGGCGTAGAGCGTGTCGGCATCGGGGCCCGCGACGACCGCGCCGCCGGGTGGCAGCGGCCAGCGCGCGTACGCCCAGAACCGGCGTGTGTAGGGGCCCCACACCACGAGCCACGCGTCCTGTTTCTGCCACTGGATGTACGCGGCCAACCGACGCCGTTCCGCATCGTCCTCATATGCCGCCATGACGGGTGGTGCCCTACCCGCTGCGGCTCCTGTCGGACCGGTCCGAATGTGGCCAAAAACCCGCCACTCGGTGGGTCAGGTCCGCGCGCGGACGCGGGTCTCGCCCGCACCAGAGCTCAGGTGGGATCCGGGCACCGGTTCGGCCGGGTCATCGCCCAGCTCGACGATACGGTTCGCGGAGTCCACGTGCACGATGTGCGGGACGTGCCGCGCGCGCTCGGCGTCGTCGACCAGCGCGTAGCCCATGATGATGACCAGGTCGCCGGGGCTCACAAGGTGGGCGGCGGCACCGTTGATCCCGATCACGCCGCTGCCGGGCTCTCCGGTGATGGCGTAGGTCACCAGGCGGCTGCCGTTGCTGATGTCGACGACGTGCACCTGTTCGCCGTCAACGAGATCGGCCGCTCGCATCAGGTCGGCGTCGATCGTGATCGAGCCGACGTAGTGCAGGTCGGCCTGGGTCACCGTGGCGCGGTGGATCTTCGAGTTAATCAGGGTGCGCTGCACGCTCAGTTCCTCGTTTCGCGATGCACAAGATGTCTACAGGCCCCGGGGGTCCCGTGAATGTCCCATGATGGCGTCCCCGCCGATGACCACGGCGTCCGGGGGGCCGCCAACGGTCCAACGCGGTCCGGCGAGGCGCTGTTCCCGGTCCCCGCGTGCGGGCACACGCGTGCCGGTGTGCGCGATGCCGCTCCGGCAGGAATCGCCGGGAACACCAAAGGCCACCGGGGACGCTCCGCGCGGTCCTGCTAAGCGGCTCCTGGCCGCCCGAAGTCCCGCCGGAGTACCGAATCGTGGTGCGCCGGCCGGTTTTGCGCTGTTCCAGGCCAAAGAGTTATCGTTTTCCCCGACCGCGCTTATTCGCAGGAGTCCGCCCGCGGACCGGAATTTCCCTAGAAACGGATATCAGACAATAAATGGATCCGGACGCGACCCAGATCTTGCCCAGGACCGATGAGTTCGGCACCACCCCCGCGGACTCCGCCCCACAGTGGGAGGTCGAGACCCGCGAGCGGCTGTTCGCCGCCGTGGACCGCTTCTCGGCTCCCCTGGCCGACCTCGTGGAACGCGAGGCGAACGAAGGCGACATCCAGATCCTGGTCGCCGACTTTCTGAACTACGCCCTGAACTTCAGCAAGTACGGGGAGCTGACCACGGAATACCGTACGTCCGGCGGATCGGTCGACTACGGAATTCTCATCGACAACGAACTCTTCGCTTTTGTCGAGGTCAAGCCGTCTGGCCAGAACCTTGACACCCGCAACCTGCGCCAAGCGCGCACGCAAGCCGTCGACGAGGGCGTCGACTGGGTGGTCCTCACGAACGGCCGCGTGTGGCAGGTGTACCACCTGGGCGACGGCGAGGCGTCGAACACCCAACGGATCCTCGACGTCGACCTGCTCGACGAGGAAGATCCCGCGGCAGCCGTGGACATGCTGTTCCACCTGACCAAGGAGGCGGTGCAGCACGGTCGCCTCGCTGAGCTGCACGCCTGGCGCGAGGCCCTGGCGCCCGCGGCACTCGCCGACGCGCTGCGCAGCGAGCCCGTGCTCAACGCTGTGCGTGCCGAGCTGCGCGATCGCACCGGTCACAAGGGCCACGTCGGCGACGTCGGCGAGGTCTCGCGGAAACTGAGCTCCGAGGTGATCGCGCGCGGGCTGGCGCCCTGAGCCCGGCCCACTCCCCCGGTAGCCGGCACCCCGCCGAGCGGCGCGGCAGCGTCGGACACGCAGGGCAGAGGGACGATCGTGCAACGGAGGGACATCCATGCCGGACGACATCGCACCCGCACCGCTGATCCGGTCCCTCTCCTGGGGCCACATGGAGGTCGAGGGTCTGGCTCCGGGGAAGGATTTCAAGCTCTTCCCCGGCGGCGGCCGGGAATGGGACTGGTCGGAAACCGGAACCCAGCACCATCCGGGCATCGGTACCGCCGACGTCGCGGAGCTACTGGACCACGGTGCCAGGACCATCGTCCTCTCCCGGGGAATGCAGCTCCAGCTCCAGGTGCCCGATTCGACCCTGGCCTACCTCGCCGAACGGGACATCAGGGTGCACGTCGCCGAGACAACCGAGGCGGTACGCATCTACAACGAACTGGCCGCGACAGAGCCGGTCGGCGGGCTGTTCCACTCGACCTGCTGACCCGCGCGAGGAGCCCGGCCCCGCTCGCCCCGCTCCCCTGCGCCGTCACGGCACGGGAGCGAGAAGCGGTCCACGACCGGGGTCGGCCAGACACGATCCGGCCCCGCGTCCACCGGCAGCGCGTGGCGGTACCACGTCCCGACACGCCGGCAGGCACGGGCCAGGACCAAATCCCGGAAAGCGCGTGTACATCACTGCCAGTACGTGTTTAATGACATGGTGTAGCTAGTTGGCCATCCGGCACTGGAGGCACCATGCGCAAGGCAGCGATTGCCCTCACGGCACTGGCGACGGGCGCCTTGGGGCCCGCAACGGGCGCACCGAGCGCGCTGGCATCGGACGCTCCCAACAGCGCCCGGGTGCACCTGTCGGTCACCGGTAACGGCGAGGGCGCCGAACCATCGGCGACGTATCTGGTCTGCTTCCCCAGCGGGGGCACCCATCCCCGCGCCGAGGAGGCGTGCGCGACGCTGGACGAAGCCGGCGGGAAGTTCGCCGACCTGCCGGCCAGGGAGGGAGTCTGCACCCTGGTGTACCGGCCGGTGACCGCCACAGCCAAGGGGCACTGGCGCGGCGAACCGGTCAACTACGAGCAGACGTTCGGCAATTCCTGTCTCGCGGCGGACCAGACGAACGGCGTCTTCGACTTCTAGCGCGGCCGCGCCGCTCTGGCCGCGAAACCCGGCCCGAACCGGTTTCCGGCCCGTCCGATCACGGGCATGCCGCTCGCGAGGGGGCATTCGGATGCGGCGAACGATGTCGGTCCTTCGCCCGGTACTGGTCGCGGTGAGCGCCGGGCTGCTGCTCGTGGCGCCGGCTGCGCACGCACAGCAGGCGCCCCGCGCCGCGCTGCACCTGGCGGTCGAGGCGCACGGCGGCACCAACCCCGTGGAGGCGACCCTCACCTGCGCACCGAACGGTGGCAGCCACCCCCGGTCCGAGATGGCCTGTGAGGCGCTGCGCCAGGCACACGGTCACCTCGCCGAACTCCCGTCGATGGCCGAGCCGTGCACCATGGAGTACCGCCCGACCCGGGCCGAGGCCACCGGGCACTGGCTCGGCGAGCCCGTGCGCTTCCGGCACACCTACGACAACCCGTGCCTCGCCGCGCGGGAGAGCGGCGGCGTGCTCGACCTGTACCCGCGAGTGGAGGTGAGCACGTGATGGGTCCCGCCGCGGCGGCGCACCGGAGACCGCCCCCGGGAACCGGGATCCGTCCCAGCGGCTACTCGTAGGGGTCCGGCGGGTTCTCGACCTCGGTCATCTCCTCAACCGTGAACCGGTGGTCCCGGACTTCGGCTATGTCGCCCTCGGGCTCGTCCCAGGTGCCGCGCACGGTCCACCAACTGTCCTTCTCGGGTTCCGGCTCGTCGGTGATCAGCACTCGGTTGACCACCGCGTCAGCGGCGCAGCAGGCCATCTGCAGCCGGGCGAGGTACCACCCCTCGCCTTCGGAATTGGGTACCGCGAAACCGGTCAGCTCGATCTCGCGCCCGGACATCGAACGCTCCTCGTCGGTCCAGGCCCGCGAGACGAAGTCCTGCACCTCCATCTCGATCGGGCCGGAACTGTCGTCCAGCTCGTCGAAGTTGCTGTCGCCCTCGGTGTCACCGGCCGAGGTCGCGGTCGTCTCGGCCGCGGAGTACGCGCCCAGCGCGGGCGGGGCGATGACGAAAACCGAGATCACCGGGAGGACCAGCAGCCACGCCACCCGCGGCGCGCGGGAATGGTCATGGCCGTGCGGCTCGTCTCCGGCGGTGTCCGCGGGACCCGCGTCGCCGCCGTCCTCGCGCAGGCTCGCCCGCACGTCGGACGCGACGATCCAGCCCCCGAGCACGACCAGCATCAGGCCGGTGAGGATGAGGAACGGTTGGAACAGTGCCTTGACGTAGTTGAGGTAGAGGTCGGAAAAGACGGTGCTGCCGAGCACGGCCGCACCCAGCAGGAGGGTCACCAGTCCTTGCGCGATCCGGTTCACAGCAGCAGTCCTCCGATGACGAAGGTGAACACGAGTGCCATCCCAAGGGTCAGTGGGGCGAAGCGGCAGACGAAGCGCCAACCGAACGTCCCGGCCTGCAGCGCGATGAGCTTCAGGTCCAGCATCGGTCCCACGACCATGAAGGCGAGCATGGCCGTGGGCGAGAAGTCGGTGAGGCTGGCGGCGACAAACGCGTCGGCCTCGGAGCAGATCGACAGCAGGATCGCGAGGGCCGCCATGACCAGCGCGGAGATTACGGGCAGATCGGCAACGGTGATGATCCATTCGCGCGGTACGACGACGTTGAGGGTGCCGGCGGCCGCCGCTCCCACGACGAGGTACCCGCCCGCGTGCATCAGGTCGTGCAGCATGGAGTCGCGGAACACGACCCACTTGGGCGCGTCCGGATCGTGGTGCTGGTCGCGCATGCGCAGCCAGTTGGTCTTGCCGAAGCGCGCCCAGATCCAGCCGACCACCACGGCCGCGCCGAACGACGCCAGCAGCCGGGCCAACACCATCTCCAGCTGGTCGGCGAACGCCACCCCCGTCGCGACGAGCACGACGGGGTTGATCGCGGGGGCCGACAGCAGGAAGGTGAGCGCCGCAGAGGGGGGCACACCGCGTCGGATCAGCCCGCTAGCGAGGGGCACGGACGCGCACTCGCAGCCGGGAAGCACCCCGCCGGCCGCGCCGGCGGCCGGTACGGCGGCACCGGCCCGCGTGGGGATGA includes the following:
- a CDS encoding SSI family serine proteinase inhibitor, which codes for MRKAAIALTALATGALGPATGAPSALASDAPNSARVHLSVTGNGEGAEPSATYLVCFPSGGTHPRAEEACATLDEAGGKFADLPAREGVCTLVYRPVTATAKGHWRGEPVNYEQTFGNSCLAADQTNGVFDF
- a CDS encoding TIGR03943 family putative permease subunit — encoded protein: MNRIAQGLVTLLLGAAVLGSTVFSDLYLNYVKALFQPFLILTGLMLVVLGGWIVASDVRASLREDGGDAGPADTAGDEPHGHDHSRAPRVAWLLVLPVISVFVIAPPALGAYSAAETTATSAGDTEGDSNFDELDDSSGPIEMEVQDFVSRAWTDEERSMSGREIELTGFAVPNSEGEGWYLARLQMACCAADAVVNRVLITDEPEPEKDSWWTVRGTWDEPEGDIAEVRDHRFTVEEMTEVENPPDPYE
- the panD gene encoding aspartate 1-decarboxylase, which encodes MQRTLINSKIHRATVTQADLHYVGSITIDADLMRAADLVDGEQVHVVDISNGSRLVTYAITGEPGSGVIGINGAAAHLVSPGDLVIIMGYALVDDAERARHVPHIVHVDSANRIVELGDDPAEPVPGSHLSSGAGETRVRART
- a CDS encoding (2Fe-2S)-binding protein — encoded protein: MALTEHPLQTVVDACAPLHFAPLPDIRTAGFRSVPARHGTETWYRTDLMAAEGDVAVLFDRYTAQHGPGHTLPNSTRFLRALLREPIFLVSAGLYLTGRAPLLAREHLWFPSLSDGSFGPPTVTSGQMAVLPDDPAADHPDTVVVASEAAMETLAAERMVHAFSPIIDGVARHTRVGARTLWGWVLDILHFYMLNPARFLGHDAEAAWNRASRLGDALIEAGARTRTRPRIFPFSEEHPRGTWAVRGTCCFDYKADPEHGFCVTCPLKSDSDRHEEFQEWLRDPTLAP
- a CDS encoding permease; this encodes MSGQPAGSASSARPSLGDSLASDFEDGEDELPPPEWGRRRARRRTATVWVFALLIAFMAYAHSWYTDDLTNEAFLAWATIFTAICLQAMPFLVFGVALSAALTAFVPASVYRRIIPTRAGAAVPAAGAAGGVLPGCECASVPLASGLIRRGVPPSAALTFLLSAPAINPVVLVATGVAFADQLEMVLARLLASFGAAVVVGWIWARFGKTNWLRMRDQHHDPDAPKWVVFRDSMLHDLMHAGGYLVVGAAAAGTLNVVVPREWIITVADLPVISALVMAALAILLSICSEADAFVAASLTDFSPTAMLAFMVVGPMLDLKLIALQAGTFGWRFVCRFAPLTLGMALVFTFVIGGLLL
- a CDS encoding JmjC domain-containing protein, producing the protein MTDRLFTESLRAATGDDLLSTKLSEDVVFADIGEAAVRSLLTFEDLSDILATRALEPPRARLHHKGAPVPVARYTETGEASRASRNVIRPDALYRELREGASLVLDAIDRLHPPIRDAADDLMRLVRERAQANLYLIWGDSHGFDTHWDDHDTFIVQVAGTKSWQVHGQGNRRYPMKVDADHSHEPPEDVVWEGVLRPGHVLHVPRGWWHTVKGTGDVSMHLTFGFTRATGIDWARSLLEQLHDVEVLRRDLPRFASSEERLRHHEALIRELVGLAEQHGVDELLAERDSRFPRRQAFSLPWAVDGSEPTAETRVEFVPLLTPPMECDDENVSLTVSGKRFRFPAVAEPILATIANERTTTVAALAELSGTDIPTTAQVVQALVRHHLVMLR
- a CDS encoding DUF2306 domain-containing protein → MSTPTAEPPPETGTNRHARGQGTPPWWRRPWMIPLAAIILAFLLFAVPPYLTFDPAQSRMELREGSALHMPALSVHVIFGSIALVTCCLQIWPWLRRSYPAVHRTSGRIYVASVVPTTLFGFIITYLSVHGMSMKAATFTMEALWLVFTLVGFRMARARRFGEHRKWMIRSFALVLAIVTERAWLGVFMLIATPRLDTEYGGDHDLMMRVAGGTSFWVAWVVNLLIAEWWLQYRARPGSGKAVT
- a CDS encoding TetR/AcrR family transcriptional regulator, producing the protein MTTEDRPLSTLELLWGSRERPRRGPRPKLTVERIVETAVEVADAEGSEALSMQRVAKEFGYTTMSLYRYVQSKEQLLELMFDAGSGPVPPVDESVSGWRAEIEWWVRQQQRIYQRHPWMLRVAVSGPPLGPNNLAWMEAGLRPLVRAGLAGFDSVEALMFITGAVREICRIEDDMRRQMEQHGITQQQMDEGYVQALKWVVNVQAHPTLAGMLEQGVFDAMEHPTLAGFPQNRNDEDAGGRAAGDEFGQAGQGELAFGLRRLFDGIERHVGERAAGRHDTG
- a CDS encoding prolyl oligopeptidase family serine peptidase → MAFSRQDLARPGDRGAPVSVVDTLHGRTVPDPYRWLEDPGSTATRKWLDERSREFSDAAATWPLRERLATRIRQLVSADLWSLPVRRGPLVFATRRDAGAEHPRLLVLRDGRERVLFDPATDPSGLATLDAWEPSPDGSYVAVQTSRGGTERGELRVLSTASGLPVEEPVPGVRYSNVAWLRDAGEAAFYYVRRDDHDGRRGVWLHRVNARPHRPDALVHACTATRTVPGVRLLGERWLVVSESHGTGHRTDLWIADISDGSPERPSLAAVHVGEDAESEPVLSPDGRLYLRTTLGAPRRRICVADPATPEPADWREVIPEDSGATLDGFTVGGTAGAPELLVTRTRLGVSELTAHDPRDGRTLRRIGLPGEGMVSHLEADSDGSVHLYYADVATQQGVFAYRPGDHQPRPWPETKTAADTDPAAAPDPPAVRRHTTRCRSLDGTRVPVTVFSLASAHDPWDEPAPTILHAYGGFGRPRQFGFSATVLAWLLAGGRYAVAHVRGGGDGGREWHLSGAGRNKIRAVRDLIAAGDSLVAGGYCTRGQLCLSGGSAGGLLVLAAAAQRPDLCAAVIASAPLTDMARFEKLGLGPMWTREFGTVSDPEDFAALLAYSPYHRVLDGHACRYPAVLLTGFHGDTRTDAAHPRKMCAALRGAGAPVLLRYEYDVGHGPRAVTRAIDLAADAHAFAAARTGLYPR
- a CDS encoding Mth938-like domain-containing protein, which gives rise to MPDDIAPAPLIRSLSWGHMEVEGLAPGKDFKLFPGGGREWDWSETGTQHHPGIGTADVAELLDHGARTIVLSRGMQLQLQVPDSTLAYLAERDIRVHVAETTEAVRIYNELAATEPVGGLFHSTC
- a CDS encoding SSI family serine proteinase inhibitor, whose product is MSVLRPVLVAVSAGLLLVAPAAHAQQAPRAALHLAVEAHGGTNPVEATLTCAPNGGSHPRSEMACEALRQAHGHLAELPSMAEPCTMEYRPTRAEATGHWLGEPVRFRHTYDNPCLAARESGGVLDLYPRVEVST